One Arthrobacter sp. FW306-07-I genomic window carries:
- a CDS encoding ferredoxin reductase family protein, translated as MTKSGTRPGTTFLGVPFQWLGPGVVTVLVMAYGIFWYLARPGNEPVAGYVGQLFGGESVLLYSIALVLVSTLPLVEPVFGGIDHAAIWHRRAAITATILLLPHIELASNPEATSLGKTLAVVAICGLAALVVWAILPRWRTMLPAPVRRLVVTALQSKPVQLAARLLGGYERWRGFHRLTGLFLAAGFLHGLLDASAFGAVPGLRWSYVAIGGTGLAFYAYRELLARRFLPHHDYQVAGVRPVAADLVEVALRPLGRPLAFKPGQFAMVYLETAEGWQRHPFSISGPAPEGGISITVKALGDHTTRLPDVVQPGMPAVVGGPYGRFDRHRGTAHQVWIAGGVGITPFLSWLRSLDAEPDGQLQQEVHFFVTSAGRSPFADEIAAVARKHPRLTVHLVDTAADGRLTPEAVLSSVGTEPRRLSVFMGGPDVMLRQFRKAFQAAGVRRANIHREYFQWR; from the coding sequence ATGACCAAAAGTGGCACAAGGCCCGGGACCACCTTCCTGGGTGTACCGTTCCAGTGGCTGGGTCCGGGCGTGGTGACGGTGCTCGTGATGGCGTACGGCATCTTCTGGTATCTGGCTCGTCCGGGAAATGAGCCCGTTGCCGGTTACGTCGGGCAGCTCTTCGGCGGCGAATCCGTGCTGCTGTATTCGATCGCGCTGGTCCTGGTCAGTACCCTTCCCCTTGTCGAGCCTGTTTTCGGCGGCATCGACCACGCCGCCATCTGGCACCGCAGGGCGGCGATTACGGCAACCATCCTGCTGTTGCCGCACATCGAACTTGCGTCCAACCCGGAAGCCACCAGCCTGGGAAAAACCTTGGCCGTGGTGGCTATCTGCGGCCTCGCGGCGCTGGTGGTGTGGGCCATCCTGCCACGTTGGCGGACCATGCTTCCGGCACCCGTGCGGCGGCTGGTGGTCACCGCGCTTCAGTCCAAGCCGGTCCAGCTGGCCGCCCGCCTACTGGGCGGCTACGAGCGGTGGCGGGGCTTCCACCGCCTGACCGGCCTGTTCCTTGCGGCCGGATTCCTGCACGGCCTGCTCGATGCCAGCGCATTCGGTGCTGTACCCGGACTGCGGTGGAGCTACGTGGCCATCGGCGGAACGGGCCTGGCCTTCTATGCCTACCGCGAACTGCTGGCACGGCGCTTCCTTCCGCACCACGACTACCAGGTGGCCGGGGTCCGGCCTGTTGCTGCGGACCTGGTGGAGGTGGCGCTGCGACCCCTGGGCCGGCCGTTGGCCTTCAAGCCGGGCCAGTTCGCCATGGTTTACCTCGAAACGGCCGAGGGCTGGCAGCGCCATCCTTTCTCCATCTCCGGACCCGCCCCGGAGGGTGGAATCAGCATTACGGTGAAGGCCCTGGGCGACCACACGACCAGGCTTCCCGACGTGGTCCAGCCGGGCATGCCGGCGGTCGTGGGCGGCCCCTATGGTCGGTTTGACCGGCACCGTGGCACTGCCCACCAAGTCTGGATCGCGGGAGGAGTGGGGATCACGCCGTTCCTCAGTTGGCTGCGGTCCCTCGACGCGGAGCCTGACGGGCAACTGCAGCAAGAGGTCCACTTCTTCGTCACCTCGGCGGGACGTTCCCCGTTCGCCGACGAGATTGCCGCCGTCGCCAGGAAGCATCCCCGGCTTACCGTACACCTGGTGGACACCGCCGCGGACGGACGGCTGACCCCGGAAGCGGTCCTGTCCTCAGTGGGCACCGAACCACGGCGGCTGTCGGTCTTCATGGGCGGCCCGGACGTCATGCTGCGGCAGTTCCGGAAAGCCTTCCAGGCGGCAGGCGTCCGCCGGGCAAACATCCACCGCGAGTACTTTCAGTGGCGTTGA
- a CDS encoding M3 family metallopeptidase translates to MTNPLLTASPLPYGIPPFAALAPEQYGEAIEAGLAAHMDEIEAIADNDEPATFENTALAMERSGQLLNRSAAAFFTLVSADASEQIRELETVLSPRFSAHQDEVYLNRRLFERFAAIDTAGRDPESVRLVEEYLREFRQSGIQLDGPGQERLRAINAGLARLGTEFGQRVKEGMKSAALLVEDVRDLAGLPADDVASAAEAARTAGHEGKYLLTLVQPGNQPALASLENRAVRRRLFEASVARGSDGGSLDVLDLARDLAGLRAEKAQLLGFANYAELVADRQTAPDFEAVRTMLNRMAPAAVRNADAEAAALAEVAGHPLEAWDWAYYSAKVRREKYDVDEQALRPYFELDRVITDGVFFAAKSLYGITFQERADLQAYHPDVRIWEVRNEDGSSLGLFLGDYYARESKRGGAWMNSLVEQSALLGTQPVVTNTLNISKPPVGEPTLLTLDELRTLFHEFGHALHGLFSNVTYPRFSGTSVPRDFVEYPSQVNEMWIMWPQVLSNYARHHVTGEPLPQEIVDRLNESRFWGEGFATTEYLGAALLDLAWHTLEPGEVPEDALEFEAKALAAAGIAHPLIPPRYRTGYFQHIFAGAGYAAGYYSYIWSEVLDAETVDWFTENGGLTRANGERFREELLSRGNSRDPLDSFRTLRGREARLEPLLKRRGLE, encoded by the coding sequence ATGACGAACCCCCTCCTCACTGCCAGTCCCCTGCCCTACGGCATTCCACCTTTCGCGGCGCTCGCGCCGGAGCAATACGGTGAGGCCATCGAAGCAGGCCTGGCTGCGCACATGGACGAAATCGAGGCCATCGCCGACAACGACGAACCGGCCACGTTTGAGAACACGGCCCTTGCCATGGAACGCTCCGGACAACTCCTGAACCGGTCGGCCGCGGCGTTCTTCACCCTGGTTTCGGCGGACGCGTCTGAGCAGATCAGGGAACTCGAAACGGTGCTGTCACCGCGGTTCTCTGCCCACCAGGACGAGGTCTACCTCAACAGGAGGCTGTTCGAGCGCTTTGCGGCCATTGATACGGCCGGTCGTGATCCGGAATCCGTCCGGCTGGTAGAGGAGTACTTGAGGGAGTTCCGCCAGTCGGGCATCCAGCTGGACGGCCCAGGCCAGGAACGGCTGCGGGCAATTAACGCCGGGCTGGCCCGGCTGGGCACCGAGTTTGGCCAGCGGGTCAAAGAGGGCATGAAATCGGCTGCCCTGCTGGTGGAGGACGTCCGTGACCTGGCGGGGCTGCCCGCCGATGACGTCGCCAGCGCCGCGGAAGCTGCCCGCACCGCCGGACACGAGGGCAAATACCTGCTCACCCTGGTCCAGCCAGGCAACCAGCCTGCCCTGGCCTCGCTCGAGAACCGTGCCGTCCGCCGTCGCCTGTTTGAAGCGTCCGTGGCCAGGGGCAGCGACGGCGGCAGCCTGGATGTGCTGGACCTGGCCCGCGATCTGGCCGGGCTGCGGGCGGAAAAGGCGCAGTTACTGGGCTTCGCCAACTACGCCGAGCTTGTCGCGGACCGCCAGACCGCGCCTGACTTCGAGGCCGTCCGGACCATGCTCAACCGAATGGCGCCGGCAGCCGTCCGTAACGCGGATGCCGAAGCGGCCGCGTTGGCCGAGGTCGCCGGGCACCCGCTGGAAGCATGGGACTGGGCCTACTATTCCGCAAAGGTGCGGCGGGAGAAGTACGACGTCGACGAACAGGCCCTGCGTCCGTATTTCGAGCTCGACCGGGTCATCACCGACGGCGTGTTCTTTGCCGCAAAATCGCTGTACGGGATCACCTTCCAGGAGCGGGCGGATCTCCAGGCCTACCACCCGGATGTGCGCATCTGGGAGGTCCGGAATGAGGACGGTTCCAGCCTGGGCCTGTTCCTCGGCGACTACTATGCGCGCGAATCGAAGCGGGGCGGGGCGTGGATGAACTCGCTCGTTGAGCAGTCTGCCCTGCTCGGCACGCAGCCCGTGGTGACTAATACGCTCAACATCTCCAAGCCGCCGGTGGGCGAGCCAACGCTTCTCACCCTGGACGAGCTGCGGACCTTGTTCCACGAGTTCGGCCATGCCCTGCACGGCCTGTTCTCCAACGTCACGTATCCCCGCTTCTCAGGCACCTCCGTGCCCAGGGACTTCGTGGAGTACCCGTCGCAGGTCAACGAGATGTGGATCATGTGGCCGCAGGTGCTGTCGAACTACGCCCGCCACCACGTCACCGGGGAGCCGCTTCCGCAGGAGATTGTGGACCGGCTCAACGAATCCAGGTTCTGGGGGGAAGGCTTCGCCACCACCGAATATTTGGGCGCGGCCCTGCTGGACCTCGCCTGGCACACGCTGGAGCCGGGTGAGGTGCCGGAGGATGCCTTGGAGTTTGAGGCCAAGGCCCTCGCTGCGGCGGGAATTGCCCACCCGCTGATCCCGCCGCGCTACCGGACCGGCTACTTCCAGCACATTTTCGCGGGGGCAGGCTACGCAGCGGGCTACTACTCCTACATCTGGAGCGAAGTGCTGGATGCCGAGACGGTGGACTGGTTCACCGAGAATGGCGGCCTGACCCGAGCCAACGGCGAACGCTTCCGCGAGGAGCTCCTGAGCCGCGGCAACAGCCGCGACCCGCTGGACTCCT
- a CDS encoding Mur ligase family protein, with translation MVFYSVPLGKLVRRVSRLRGGGSALPGLVVEKIDPGFMRRTLTTLPHGVAVVSGTNGKTTTTKMVVELLESQGLKVFTNRTGSNFTRGVAAALLGEVDWRGRLDADIAVLELDEAHAVHFVNSVPPRYCLLLNVLRDQLDRFGEIDKTAQLLQHIAAKTTGTVVLNREDPRVARIADTLTGQEVKYFGLDDSLLATFPNDDDMRAAPGSPAPAGLPEKPAADVVLRKVGADSAEFEYDGGTVTTAMKLRGVYNIFNAAAALTLARSICGAGAATADHATLLEALSKVAPAFGRGESLTVDGQPLDLVLVKNPSGFRLGLKSFPAGGYATMIAINDNYADGRDMSWLWDVEFDSLREGGVELITGSRAYDMALRLQYDDVQVGAVEPEIPAALAAFVREGRGKPKRIFCTYTAMLAIRRELSKITTVEVVS, from the coding sequence ATGGTCTTCTACAGTGTTCCGCTCGGCAAGCTGGTCCGCAGGGTGTCCCGGCTGCGGGGCGGCGGGTCCGCGCTGCCCGGCCTGGTGGTCGAGAAAATCGACCCCGGCTTCATGCGGCGGACGCTCACCACCCTGCCGCACGGTGTGGCGGTGGTCAGCGGCACCAACGGCAAAACCACCACCACCAAGATGGTGGTGGAACTGCTGGAAAGCCAGGGCCTGAAGGTTTTCACCAACCGCACCGGCAGCAATTTCACGCGGGGCGTGGCGGCGGCCCTCCTGGGTGAAGTGGACTGGCGCGGCCGGCTGGACGCGGACATTGCCGTCCTGGAGCTTGACGAAGCCCACGCGGTGCATTTCGTGAACAGTGTCCCGCCGCGCTACTGCCTGCTCCTTAACGTGCTGCGCGACCAGCTGGACCGCTTCGGCGAAATCGACAAGACCGCACAGCTCCTGCAGCACATTGCCGCCAAGACCACCGGAACCGTGGTCCTCAACCGCGAGGATCCGCGGGTGGCACGGATCGCAGACACCCTGACGGGTCAGGAGGTCAAGTACTTCGGCCTCGACGACTCCCTGCTGGCGACCTTCCCCAATGACGACGACATGCGGGCTGCTCCCGGAAGCCCCGCCCCGGCGGGCCTGCCGGAGAAGCCGGCCGCCGACGTCGTGCTCCGGAAAGTGGGCGCGGACAGTGCCGAGTTTGAGTACGACGGCGGTACGGTCACCACAGCGATGAAGCTGCGCGGCGTGTACAACATCTTCAATGCGGCCGCGGCCCTGACCCTGGCCCGCAGCATCTGCGGGGCAGGCGCCGCGACGGCGGACCACGCCACCTTGCTCGAGGCGTTGTCCAAGGTTGCCCCCGCCTTCGGGCGCGGTGAAAGCCTCACCGTGGACGGCCAGCCACTGGACCTGGTGTTGGTCAAGAACCCCAGCGGTTTCCGGCTGGGACTTAAATCCTTCCCTGCCGGCGGTTACGCCACCATGATCGCGATCAACGACAACTATGCCGACGGCCGGGACATGTCCTGGCTCTGGGACGTGGAGTTCGATTCCCTCCGGGAGGGCGGCGTGGAGCTGATCACCGGGTCCCGGGCCTACGACATGGCGCTGCGGTTGCAGTACGACGACGTCCAGGTCGGGGCCGTGGAGCCGGAGATCCCCGCCGCCCTCGCAGCCTTCGTCAGGGAGGGCCGGGGCAAGCCAAAGCGGATCTTCTGCACTTACACGGCGATGCTGGCCATTCGCCGCGAGCTGTCCAAAATCACCACCGTGGAGGTTGTCTCGTGA
- a CDS encoding type 1 glutamine amidotransferase, which translates to MNPAEAATAAAQSKGTLRVVQLYPRDMNIYGDWGNALVLQRRIAWHGYTPELLEYNVGDPFPDGVDIIVGGGGQDSGQLVIQDDLQARAGELKELAEDGAPMLLICGLYQLFGRFFKTRTGAVIPGIGVLDVETHGTDERLIGNVKISTPEFGEVLGYENHSGQTTLGAGVRPLGTVPKGMGNNSNDGHEGARYRNIVASYLHGSLLPKNPAIADFLIRTAAERKFGSFSPGNPDDTYAVLAREHAARRPR; encoded by the coding sequence GTGAATCCGGCAGAAGCAGCGACAGCTGCCGCCCAGTCCAAAGGCACCCTCCGGGTAGTCCAGTTGTACCCCCGCGACATGAACATTTACGGCGACTGGGGCAATGCCCTGGTCCTGCAGCGGCGCATCGCCTGGCACGGGTACACCCCCGAACTGCTTGAGTACAACGTGGGCGACCCCTTCCCTGACGGCGTGGACATCATCGTGGGAGGCGGGGGCCAGGACAGCGGCCAACTGGTGATCCAGGACGACCTGCAGGCCCGGGCCGGAGAACTCAAGGAGTTGGCCGAGGACGGTGCGCCCATGCTGCTCATTTGCGGCCTCTACCAGCTCTTCGGCCGCTTCTTCAAGACCCGCACTGGCGCTGTTATCCCGGGTATCGGCGTCCTGGACGTGGAAACCCACGGCACCGACGAGCGCCTGATCGGCAACGTCAAGATTTCCACTCCAGAGTTCGGTGAGGTTTTGGGCTACGAGAACCACAGCGGACAGACGACGCTGGGCGCCGGTGTCAGGCCGCTCGGCACCGTCCCCAAGGGTATGGGGAACAACAGCAACGATGGCCATGAGGGCGCCCGCTACCGCAACATCGTGGCCAGCTACCTGCACGGCTCGCTGTTGCCCAAGAACCCGGCGATCGCGGACTTCCTCATCCGGACGGCTGCGGAGCGCAAATTCGGCAGCTTCTCCCCCGGCAACCCGGACGACACCTACGCCGTCCTCGCCAGGGAGCACGCTGCCCGCCGCCCCCGCTGA